The Williamwhitmania sp. genome has a window encoding:
- a CDS encoding OmpH family outer membrane protein, with translation MKKIFLMSVLFFASAVAFGQKFAFVDTDYILKKIPQFRAAQEQLDKLSTQYQKEVETRFTTLDDMVRSYQAERVLLTQDMRNKREQDIAKFQKDAQDLQRNYFGPDGVLFKKRAELVKPVQDQVYNAVKDLAAEGGYAAIFDVANNPSVLYSNPKYDKSDEVLQRLGYK, from the coding sequence ATGAAGAAAATATTTTTGATGTCCGTGCTTTTTTTTGCCAGTGCAGTAGCTTTTGGCCAGAAATTTGCATTCGTTGATACCGATTATATTCTTAAAAAGATTCCTCAGTTTCGGGCGGCTCAAGAGCAACTTGATAAGTTGTCCACCCAATACCAGAAGGAGGTTGAGACGCGGTTTACTACTTTGGATGACATGGTCCGATCATACCAAGCAGAGCGGGTGTTGCTCACACAGGATATGCGAAATAAAAGAGAGCAGGACATAGCAAAGTTTCAGAAGGATGCACAAGATTTGCAACGCAACTATTTTGGCCCCGATGGTGTGCTCTTTAAAAAGAGAGCAGAGTTGGTTAAGCCGGTTCAGGATCAAGTTTATAATGCGGTAAAGGATTTAGCCGCAGAAGGAGGTTATGCAGCCATTTTTGACGTGGCAAATAACCCCTCTGTGCTCTATTCCAATCCGAAGT